AAAGAACTGAAcagagtttaatttaattttgaatcTAGACTCTTCCCGTCAGGACGTTGATGTGTCTCATCCAATCTGAAGACAGGACTCTTCATGTGATCAGCTGGTCTGGTTAGTAAACGGTAAACTGATAATTAAACTTCGTGTGATTATAAAATGACTTGTTTGTGCCTAATAAACAGAAGAGATCagtttttctcttcaaactttgtttttgtgaccTGGTTAATTAAACATTCTCCAGGTAGATTCAGAGCTGAGCAGCTGATAGACGTTTCTAGAACTTTTCATTATACTTCAGTTTAGTTCTAAGTGCCTCTGTGACACAGATTTATCTGAATCTCTGAATTTATCAGAGATGGCATCAGAAAGCTGCAGGACGTCCATGACGGTCCACATCAACGACTTTCTTCTTGATAAATTCAAGGGCAACATGGAAGTTTTCACCAAAAATATACTGGACATTTGAAGGAGCGTAAAACAAAAGCATGACGGGAGACTCTGAGGGCTGATAGGTGAAAGTGATTTACATTAGTCGCAAATCTAGAAAAAGCTCCTCCCTTAGTATAAATACACGTAAATCCTGATTCATGTTGTTTTATACAGActttatataaatgaaaatgtgaaaattttctctttttacatgTTGAATAGGTTAATTTCTAAATTATCCAGGTCAAAAAGCAAACTTTGAAAAGGAGTAGTGACCGTTTTCTACTTTTACAACATCAGCAATTAAGAAATAAACTATCGAGGAACAACATTTATGTCAGTGTTATCAATTTATAATAACAGTTCAGTACAGTTAGTAAATGGTAAACTGTTGcctttaaatgtaaatcatcGGTTATTGACAGGGtatatttttttagattttgaaGATGAGGAGTTATATGATTACTTTGTTACTGCAGCAGAACAGATTAATTAGTATTAAAGTTTTaatgattcagatttttttccttaaaGACGTGACTGGAGCTCTTCCCTGAGCCGAGGGcgaagcagcagcacagaggagactGGACAGTTCCTGCTCGGTGGATCTCTGACGAGTGAGAACTGAGATGCTCCCGCAGGTCTCTGAGTCGGAGCTTCTTTCTGGACTTAGATGAAGTGTCTGGTTCCCTGACACTAAAACAAACTCGTTAACTGCCTCATCAGATCAGGACCAGAGCCAACAGCTGTCACCTGAATGTGTGGACTCCAAAGACCTGACATGGCTTCTtaacactgacactggaaacattttataaatgttcTGTCAGAGATTTTCACGATCTGTTCTGATGTTCTTTGATttcattatgacattttttgtactTCAGTCACATGTTTCTGGATATAAAGACTAACACTTTTTAATctgatttcactttttttttatccacaacacaaactatgtacaacacacacacactggtgatcAGTGAATTCATCCACTGTCGCTGAGAATAGGTGTTTGTAAAtttgtgagacacacacacactttcagtaTCTTGTTCATGTGTCTTTTGAAGTGAAATGGGATGTGGTCCAAAATGGAGAACAACTTCAGCCTCTGAATGGAACGCTGCACACGACTCCTGGCCTGTGAGATGAGTCTGTTGTTGTCTGAGTGAACTGTCCGCCGACGACGGAGGACGAGACGTTCAGAGAAACTCCCTCTGGTAGAATTGCGAAGCCCTCGTCTGCCATAACCGTGTCACCTGGTCGTAGGTGCTGGAGAATTCCACAGTCGGCTGTTATTTCCCTGTCTGAGACGCTTTCACCGTACAGGTCACTGATGAAGGTGATCACTCCATTGGGAGCGGCACCGACCAGAGCCTTCAGAGTGGTCCTTCTTTTGCTCTGATTGTCGAAACGACCCTGTGCAGCGAGTGTCTCTCTGTTACAGACTGAAACCTTTATGCAGTTGAGCACTATCCTGCAGCTGGGGAAGGGTTTGAAGCAGTCTGGTAGTGATGTCTGGTTCTTGGCTGTGGAGGGGATGTTGTTCTCCAGCATGCCGACGTACAAGATGTCGTACAGCGCTTGGATGATGGTGGTGAAGGTGTTCACTACGGTGGCTTTGCTGCAGTTAAACTTTATTCCAAGGTCTGTGTGGCGGTAGTTAAGCTTGAGTCTCATTAAAGTCAGGAGCAGTTGATCAACCAGGGGGACACACTGTACAGTCCAATCATAGTGATACCGTAGCTCGAATCTGGAAAGAAGCGCCTCCAAAAACAGGACAGTGGCAGCGTCAGGTAGTCCTGTGAGATACTGGACTTTAACAGGATCAGAGGAAATCTGACTGAAGGATAAAGTGCTGGGggtctgtgcagctgcagcatgGCTATCTGCACCCTCGTCCTCAGCACGTACGGGAACCATTGGTTTCTTCTTCCTCCGGTCCCTGACCTGTAAAGTCATTCCCTCGCTCCATGCGAATCGCGTCGGTCCGGCAGCTTTACCATCGGCGAAGTGCCAACTGCAAACCCTCGAGTGGCAATTTGGGGTGTAGTTCTCACGCctaaaaaacaaagtaattgATTATTATAGTTTAAGCTCTCTGTTGGACATGTGTACAACAATCACAACGAAGCAGTCAAAGTAATAACAtgctgcccagctaaggtgaaCAAACTAAGATAGATGGTTAAATCTAGATATTTTCgggcagcacagaaaatgactgacaaCTTAAGCCACGAAGATTTCacagcaagaaacaccctgtaaaacccacCGCTTATACCTGGGCGCCGGCTTTTAGTTAGCTAACCTtcgctagctaacgttagcaccccGCTGGCGTAAAACTTGTTTTTCGTCATTCGTTTAAGAACTGAAACTTACCTTATCAACTGCagccatttctttttctctttctcgtCGCAGGGGAAGCGTAGAAAGACAGCTTCATATGTTTTTTGAACTCAGATCTGTTTAAACAAAGCGGCACACAGCACTGCGGCATCTTGAAAAAGACGAACTTCGGTGAACTTGGACCCGGAAGTAGTATTTATGTCGGCTGTGACGTCATGACGCAAGCGGGGCGACGTTTTCTTCAGATTGAACGTGTTGATGAATGAAACTATTTGTgatatgaattatttatttttgtaggAGCCCAGTTTATAACTAAATGTATTGGTTCTGCTCTGTGCTTCTAAAACACCGCGCCATCGACTTCCTGTCGCAGTAAAAGCTTGGCTTTCACTGCTCTCACTCAGATTGAACAACTTCCGCTGATTCGGCCAATCAGAAACCGTCATAGGCGGAGCCGAGTCagtcgaccaatcagcgttttgtCTGTTGGCGTTGTCTAGCGTCTGTCGTCATTGGCCGTGAACTACGCAGCACGGAGCAGAATGGCGGACAAACAAAGTTGGAAAGACGAGTGAAAAACACGGAATAAAACCAGCGTCAGAGTCGTCGCTTTAGTTTCTTAGCACTGTGAGAAACCATTACACAGCTACAAGAAGCTTTGGAGCggtttttgtcgaacacgagcGAGGCTTGGACGCTGAGCACACCTGCGGCcaaggtaaggctaacgagctaaTGAGCGggagtgttagcattagccttaaAGTTAGCTCTTTATTTTACGGGTGTTCTTTCCATTTTCAGACGTTTTTAATGCGTGAGttagagtgtgtttgtgtgtctgtgactgacatgagttgtgggctCCTTATGTGGAAGATGTTATCACAAGTCTTGCTATTatcatttgtgtttctctctggtcagTTTGCGTCATaggttttgttcttttgtggACATTTTCCGTCTTTGTGTATCATTCTGTATATTTACCAGGTTGCTTTACATCTATATTGTTAGCTTTGTGTCTCGTTGTTATTGTTTTGCATCGTGTCGCGTCTCTTCGTGTGTCTTTCCAGTTTTGTCTTGTTCCTGTTCATTTCTTTGCGGCCATTTTTTTTCATCGTGGCGGTTTAGCGTCTcagtttctccctgttttcGAGATATATTGACGTGAAAACTCAGTGGTAGTGATCTGTCCGTGGCCATCCATTGACCACCTGTTGTTATACTAGAGATCAGTCATTTGTC
Above is a genomic segment from Lates calcarifer isolate ASB-BC8 unplaced genomic scaffold, TLL_Latcal_v3 _unitig_4942_quiver_3193, whole genome shotgun sequence containing:
- the LOC108872457 gene encoding uncharacterized protein LOC108872457, whose protein sequence is MTLQVRDRRKKKPMVPVRAEDEGADSHAAAAQTPSTLSFSQISSDPVKVQYLTGLPDAATVLFLEALLSRFELRYHYDWTVQCVPLVDQLLLTLMRLKLNYRHTDLGIKFNCSKATVVNTFTTIIQALYDILYVGMLENNIPSTAKNQTSLPDCFKPFPSCRIVLNCIKVSVCNRETLAAQGRFDNQSKRRTTLKALVGAAPNGVITFISDLYGESVSDREITADCGILQHLRPGDTVMADEGFAILPEGVSLNVSSSVVGGQFTQTTTDSSHRPGVVCSVPFRG